A single genomic interval of Musa acuminata AAA Group cultivar baxijiao chromosome BXJ3-4, Cavendish_Baxijiao_AAA, whole genome shotgun sequence harbors:
- the LOC135634606 gene encoding uncharacterized protein LOC135634606 translates to MAISLRLLLPLLLLLHLLHFSASSSSGVHDVLKDHGLPKGLIPHSAKDYSLADDGQFVVHLKAPCYVQFSDLVYYDQTITGKLSYGAITDLDGIQVKKLFVWFPVSAVKAHPESKTIEFKVGFLSQSFPLKEFKDVPDCEKKTTASCRGATGFSPEELLPVAAV, encoded by the exons ATGGCGATctccctccgcctcctcctcccccttctcctcctcctccacctcttaCACTTCTCGGCCTCCTCGTCCTCGGGGGTGCACGACGTCCTCAAGGATCACGGCCTCCCCAAGGGCCTCATCCCGCACTCCGCCAAGGACTACTCGCTCGCCGACGACGGCCAGTTCGTGGTGCATCTCAAGGCCCCCTGCTACGTCCAGTTCTCCGATCTCGTCTACTACGACCAGACCATCACGGGCAAGCTCTCCTACGGCGCCATCACCGACCTCGACGGCATCCAGGTCAAGAAGCTCTTCGTCTGGTTCCCTGTCTCGGCCGTCAAGGCCCACCCGGAATCCAAGACCATCGAGTTCAAGGTGGGGTTCCTCTCTCAGTCGTTTCCCCTTAAGGAGTTCAAGGACGTTCCCGATTGCGAGAAGAAGACGACGGCCTCCTGCCGTGGCGCCACCGGCTTCTCCCCTGAGGAATTGCTTCCGGTTGCTGCG GTTTAA